Below is a window of Desmonostoc muscorum LEGE 12446 DNA.
TAACGAACTCAAATTAAAAGTTGTACGCTCTAATGGTAGTAAAATTCCACCAGATTTGAATTTTCCATCCTTAGTTGTCCGGCTTGCTGGTTCCGAGTTGAATGCAGCTAAAAAATATTTAGCAACACTAAAAAAAACCAGCAGTGCCCTTGTTGTGGTAGAAAATTTAGATGAGGCAGTGGAAGTTGCAGTTCATCTTGCTAAACCAACTGCGAATAAGAAATAGTCAACCAATTTTGGATTTTAGATTTTGGATTTTGGATTGAACAAACGGAGAAATCTGCTTGCTCTGTAACGTCAATAAATCATTTGTCGCTAAGAATTTGTAATTTTTAATTTGGGAAAAATTCAGGAGTCAGAATAGTTTTTGTTTATTTATATTAGAATTACTATCTTCTGTCGGAGATGAATTTTGGAATGCAACAGTAAAAATAATAAATTTCAGCAAAAACAGAATCAATACAATAATGTACATCGTTTTATGGTCAGTGGCTCAACTCGCTGGCTTGCCAAACTTAGGGTAATTTATTATGAACTTAACGCCAGAGAGTAAAGTTTTAATTCAAGGTTTTTGTGAATTTATATCAGGTACTCATGTGGCTCAAATGAAAGCCTATGGTACGAATTTGGTAGCTGGTGTTAATCCTGGATGCGGTGGACAGGAATTGTACGAGCTGCCAGTATTTGACTTAGTGGAGGAAGTGGTAGAAAAAATTGGCGCAATTGATACAACAATTATCTGTGTAAATCCTTACGATGTTTTGGATGCGGCATTGGAAGCGATCGCATCTGGGATTCGCCAAATTATTATTATTACCGCTGGAGTGCCACCCTTGGATATGGTGCAATTACTCCGCAAAGCCGAGGCTTGTGAAACCTTGGTAGTAGGGCCAAATAGTCCGGGGATCATTGTGCCGGGAAAAATTCTCTTAGGAACTCAGCCTAGTGAATTTTATACACCTGGGCCAGTGGGGATCGTTAGTCGTAGCAGTACCCTTACTTACGAAGTCGCCTACGAATTAACAAAAGCTGGTTTGGGACAGTCAATTAGTGTCAGCATTGGTAGTGATCCGATCGTTGGTTCTTCGTTTTTGCAATGGCTACAAATTCTCGATGAAGATGAAACTACAGAAGCGATCGTTTTAGTCGGTCAACCCGGCGGTGGTAGTGAAGAAGCAGCGGCGCGGTATATTGCTGAGGCCATTGATAAACCAGTAATTGCCTACATTGCAGGGAGACTTGCACCACCAGGAAAAAGTTGGCGTCAAACCGGGACTTTAGCAACAGTTATCGGACGCGATCCAAATTTTGGTACAGCCCAAAGTAAATTGGCTGCTTTGAAAGAAGTAGAAGTTCCCGTGGCTGAACGCCCTTCTCAAATTCCAGAATTGGTGAAAAAAGGCATTAATTAGGGCTTGCTGAAAAAGTCCTTTGGTGAAGGCAGGGAATAGGGAATAGGGAATAGTTTTATCCCTATTTTTTCAATTTATTGTGGTACTAGAAATTGGAAATGCAAGACTTTTAAGCCTTATACACCTAATTTACTTGCACTTTTTGGTGCGGTGATAGCCTGAAAAGTCTGAAATATCAGGATTTTACCGTTATTCAGCAAGCCCTAATTAGACCATCGTCATCTGTGCTTTTTAGCCAACTTAACCACCGTTTCGCTTCCCAAATTGCTGCAACAAATCCTGGACAGATAATACGGATACAGGCGAACTCAAAAAACCTTGAGCATCGCGTGTCACAATAGCGTCTAATCCTTGAGCTACTGCACTAAAAATTTGAACAGCGTCTTCAAAATCAGACAAGCCAGAGTTAAAGGCTGATTGCAAAACGGCTCGATCAATAGGACAAATAGCCATAGCAGTCAGTGTTTCCGAGACTGCTTGCCGTGCTTGTTCAACGCTGCGGGTGTGCCTGCGAGAAATGTAGAAAATATCAGTAAGCGTTGTTGCTGTAACATAGCCGACGACTTGTCCAAAATCGATCGCTTGGAACAGCAGTTCTGCATCTTGGCAAAATGGCTCTCGCTGCAATAGAAAATCTAGGATAATATTGGTATCAATTAAAACTCTCACTGAAGATACTTCTCCACCCGTCGCTCATCCAACATAGCAACTACTTCCTCATCGGTTGGTGCAGGTTTGTCTGTTTTTAACAAGCCTCGCATCCGTCGAATCGCACTAGAACGATCAGACTCGGAAATTGAGGTATCTTGTAAGGATTCAACGATGGCAGTGAGCAGCGCAAGACGATCTCTAGGTGGAAGCTTGACAGCCTGTTCCTTCAGTTCTTGCAACAGCATAGACGGCTCCTATACTCAAAGGTATCTACCGTTTAGTATGCTTGATTGCGCTCTCAATGACCAGTTTGATGCTAGAAGGCACGGAGAAATAGCAGTTTAAAAGGTTTCTTGGGTAAGCCCTACTTTTTACATATCTCGCTTATATTCTTCCAACAATTGCGGGATGTAATCATAGCCATCTACACCAATAATTGCAATCATTTTAGAACGATGTTGTTGTAATATTTTTTGGAAAGTTTCTGTTCCTATTTGTCCCTGTAAAATTGTCAGTAACCCTGCTGGTTGACGCCATTCACGAGAAGCAATTTGGTTCAAAAGATACATTCCTAAGCTGCCTGTGTAAATGGTTTTTTCGGCATTTTGCAAATGATAATAAGCTTCAGCTAAATAAGCTAAATTCCGTCCTTGGAGATACAAATCACCAGAAACTTGCGCTATTTTGAAAGCATCTTCGAGATATTTAATTGCAGTTTGATGTTGTCCAATTACTAAATAAGCAATTCCTAAGCTGCTGATACATAAGGCTTTACTTGGAATATCGCCTAATTTTTCTGACAACTTTAAACCTTGTTCTAAATAGTTAATTGCTGATTCATAGGTTTCTGGTTCTAGATTTTCTAGTTGCTGAGCCTGCATGACTTCGCTGTAACCTAAATTTACCAGCGCGTTTGCCTCTCCTGTTTTATCCCCTGCTTGCCGACTCAATATTAATGCTCGTTGACTGTAGTTAATTGCCTCAGCATAATTTTGCTGTTGTACGTAGGTACGGCTGAGGTGGTTGAGATTGGCAATTTCACAGGGGCGATCGCCTGCACTCCTAGATATCTCCAACGCCTGCTGATGAAAGTCCAAAGAGCGCTGATATTGTCCCAAAGCACGTTGTGAATAACCTAAAAGTGTCAAAATCCGCGCTTTTTCTTGGGTTTTTTCTGCTGGGCGCAGTGGCTCATCCAAATAATCTAGGGCATTTCGGAGATAACTACCAGAAAACGAGGCAAAAATCCCGCCGTAAAGGGGAAAATATGAACGTTGGGCAAAGGTTCGCAGAATTTGCAGCATAATTTGAGAACAAGCATCGCTATATGCTGTACCAATGCTCTGAAAACCACTTGCTAACTGACTCCAAATCACTGCAAAGGTCAAAAAAGTGGAAATGGACAAATTTGGCCCTGCTTTAACATCGTAAGCTTGTTGGTCAAACCAGTTAATTAAGCTCCGTTGCAAATATTGTAAAATCAACGCCATTTCCACCCAATCTCTAAGGGTGATACCCCGCTGTTGTTCGGCAAATTGAATTGCAGATTCCTCCATCGCTAAGGTGCGAAACAGTGCTTGGGGTAATTCACTATTAAGTTGCTTCGCCCAACTCGCCCACGGACCGCGTTCACCTGGTACACCGCCAAATCCCAAAGATTCTTTTTGCTCATACATCCAACTGAGCAAATTTTCTTGTAAGCGTTGCCAAGATGCTAAACCACGGGTAATACCTTCGGAAAATTGTTGTAAATCAGCATCTACTTGGGCAAATTGCTGTAATGATTTTGCTAACTGCTGTAATTGGGGTAAATTTAGCGGATATTTCTGATTGGGGTCAGTAACACGGACAAAAGCTGCCAAACGCTCGTTAGCAGAAGCTGTAGTAATTTCTGTAACCGCAGAAGCGATCGCTTCTGTAGCTTTGTTTTGCTCTTGCCAGCGTTGCCATTGAGTTTGAATCGTTTTAATGGCTCTCAAACTGCGAGTAGCTTTAGCTTTTTTGAGTTCGTCTTTTTCACTATCTACTTGACTTTGGAGGGCATTCAGGCGATCGCTCAAAACTAGCTCAAACACTTCCCCTGTCCCAGAAGTTATGTTTTTAAGCAGCATTTGATACACCTGTTCCACAGAGCTAATTTTGCCCTTGAGGGTGGTTTCGACAATTTCATCGATTAAAGCAAGATAGCGATCGCGCAATGGCAGAGAGTCTGACACTTTGGCTACTAGGGAACGTCACGTCAATTCTAATTCTAGTCTTGGGAGTGGGAGTTGGGAGTGAGGAGTTAGGAGTGGGAAACCGCACTTATTTACTCGGAACTGACAACTGTTTTGCCCCATATCCCATGCCCTAATTAATCAGTCTCAAATCGTTAAGTTAATGGCGATCGCAACCAAACAAATTGCTATGATGTGTCTTAAATAATATGCCCTAGCTCAGGTATGGAGGAAGGGTGAGATGAGTGATCGCACGTCTCAACGTAAGAAATCAACTGCATCAAATTTTACGAATCCTTCGCTTGTCTCGCGAAATATTCTTACACTGGCGAACCCAATACGCAGCTTTGGTTCACAAATAAATACTACTGTGCCCCAAACAGTAACTGAAGTAGTACCAGACCTTCAAGAAGCCCAGTCTGCTGATGAGCAATCCTTGGAACCAGAAGCGATCAAAGAAAAGCCCCTGACTCACGACATTAGTCGCATACCCTTGCGTCGTCCCCAGGCAAAACTCACAGTTGGTCAACCAGACGACAAATACGAACAACAAGCCGAGATGATGGCAAATCAAGTCATGTCGATGCCTGATTCTGGGGAACAGTTGCAGCTAAGTGATGCTGAATGCCAAATTCAAAGACAATGTGGTGTGGATCAAAGCTGTCCTGAGGAAATGATGGACACACCAAGGGAAAGTTCATCAGCAGATATGACAAGTGCAGATGCATCAATGAGTGTTGCTCCAGAAGCTAATTACACCACTGGCAGTGATGATAACTCAGATACAGAAGCACAGGTTGCATCATTTAAACGACTAGTACTCACAACAGCTAGAGCTAGATTGGCATCTAACCGGGTTAATTTAGCACAATGGCGCAACGTTGTTGAAGAACTACAGCTTGACCGACAGCAGCAGCTAGCCATTCAGGTTGCACAACTACAAGAAACCGTCGAACGACGCGATGGTTTTGGTCAATCAGCTCTAGAGCAGTATCTTACAGAGCGAAACCCAATTCGTCGTGAAACACGGCTCCATCAAACCGAAGGTCGCTACACCGCTTGTACTGGTTGCCATGCAGAACAATGGGCAACCCGCCTTGAAAATGAAACTCCGTCTTTGATGCAAACTGGTCCTGATTGGCAGCCAGTAGCAGATAGATTAACTGGCGTTGAAAGTAGCGATCGGCAATACCTAGAACCGTGGCTTGCGGATTATTCAATGCCAAGCTTGCCGAGTCCTCAGTCCGCAGATGCTTCAGAAGAAGAGGCAATTAGACAGTGGTTAGCACAAACCTCTGGTGAAAGCTTGACAGCCAGAGATGGTGAGACGACAGCTACAAGATCACAGAGTTCATCTAGAGAACACGAAGATACGCCTAACTTTGATTTGCAACAGGCTCCTCAACAAGACCAGATGGAGCAGATTAATGCTATTACAGAATCCTATCGCGCAATTATCCAAGCATTAGGACCCGAAGGATATCAGGTCTGGACAGATAGTGCTATTGCCTGGGACTCGGAGAACATTGAGGCGGTTCGTCAAGCCATCTTGGCTCAAATCGATCAGCGCCAATCTGATTATCTAGAGTTGATGACAATGATTGCCAATGGCGATCGCGAGTACCTGGAATTTGCCCCCATCTTGCAAGAGCTATTACCTATTGCATCGCCAGCAGTTCGGGAAGTCATCCAGGCTGAAATCGATGCAGAACAAGATCAAAACCTTTTGGAAGCCATCATTGTTGGCGTTGCAACCCTTGGACTTCTTTTACTGACGATTTTCCCGCCATCGACTGCAATTGGGATTGCTGGTCTTGCAGCCCTGGAAGTCGGACTTGGCGCTCATGCAATTGCCAGCGGTATGGAAAGTTTCGATCAGGGGTATGCGTATAATTTGGCAACAGGTGCTGATGATGTTTATTCCCGCGAACAGCAGCAGAGTGGTGGCTCCATGATGTTCGGTGGTTTCATCAGTATTGTGACTGGACCATTGATGATGGGAATGGGATCTCTTCGTGGTATTGGGGCTGGCGCAAGAATAATGGAAGGAGGCGCGCTAGCTGAGATGAATGCCTCAGAGGCAATATCTGAAGGTGCAGCAGCAGTTTTTAGTAGCGGTGAAGCAGCTACATTGGGTCCAAGAACAGTGCGACAAGGCCAGTTTATCCTCAGCTACGAAGCAGATGGTACTGTTGTTGCGACTGTG
It encodes the following:
- a CDS encoding succinate--CoA ligase subunit alpha, whose translation is MNLTPESKVLIQGFCEFISGTHVAQMKAYGTNLVAGVNPGCGGQELYELPVFDLVEEVVEKIGAIDTTIICVNPYDVLDAALEAIASGIRQIIIITAGVPPLDMVQLLRKAEACETLVVGPNSPGIIVPGKILLGTQPSEFYTPGPVGIVSRSSTLTYEVAYELTKAGLGQSISVSIGSDPIVGSSFLQWLQILDEDETTEAIVLVGQPGGGSEEAAARYIAEAIDKPVIAYIAGRLAPPGKSWRQTGTLATVIGRDPNFGTAQSKLAALKEVEVPVAERPSQIPELVKKGIN
- a CDS encoding PIN domain-containing protein; this translates as MRVLIDTNIILDFLLQREPFCQDAELLFQAIDFGQVVGYVTATTLTDIFYISRRHTRSVEQARQAVSETLTAMAICPIDRAVLQSAFNSGLSDFEDAVQIFSAVAQGLDAIVTRDAQGFLSSPVSVLSVQDLLQQFGKRNGG
- a CDS encoding tetratricopeptide repeat protein — translated: MSDSLPLRDRYLALIDEIVETTLKGKISSVEQVYQMLLKNITSGTGEVFELVLSDRLNALQSQVDSEKDELKKAKATRSLRAIKTIQTQWQRWQEQNKATEAIASAVTEITTASANERLAAFVRVTDPNQKYPLNLPQLQQLAKSLQQFAQVDADLQQFSEGITRGLASWQRLQENLLSWMYEQKESLGFGGVPGERGPWASWAKQLNSELPQALFRTLAMEESAIQFAEQQRGITLRDWVEMALILQYLQRSLINWFDQQAYDVKAGPNLSISTFLTFAVIWSQLASGFQSIGTAYSDACSQIMLQILRTFAQRSYFPLYGGIFASFSGSYLRNALDYLDEPLRPAEKTQEKARILTLLGYSQRALGQYQRSLDFHQQALEISRSAGDRPCEIANLNHLSRTYVQQQNYAEAINYSQRALILSRQAGDKTGEANALVNLGYSEVMQAQQLENLEPETYESAINYLEQGLKLSEKLGDIPSKALCISSLGIAYLVIGQHQTAIKYLEDAFKIAQVSGDLYLQGRNLAYLAEAYYHLQNAEKTIYTGSLGMYLLNQIASREWRQPAGLLTILQGQIGTETFQKILQQHRSKMIAIIGVDGYDYIPQLLEEYKRDM